From the Pirellulales bacterium genome, one window contains:
- a CDS encoding acyl carrier protein, whose product MDAILARLEQIFRTVLLDDSLTLTPQTSGKDLDGWDSLTHVTVMVHAEREFGVRFTSSEISGWQNVGELAELIEARLRQKVDAAAH is encoded by the coding sequence ATGGATGCCATCCTTGCTCGGCTCGAACAGATCTTTCGCACCGTCCTGCTGGACGACAGCTTGACGCTGACACCCCAAACCAGTGGGAAGGACTTGGATGGCTGGGACTCGCTCACGCACGTGACCGTGATGGTCCATGCCGAGCGGGAGTTTGGCGTCCGGTTCACGAGCTCCGAAATCTCCGGATGGCAGAACGTCGGCGAGCTGGCGGAGCTGATCGAGGCCCGTCTGCGGCAAAAGGTCGACGCGGCCGCGCATTGA
- a CDS encoding MBOAT family O-acyltransferase, which produces MDLSTLDLYGPGFWCVLALAVLVLLPIVSPVLRKWAWAAVNLGFLGLLLGAPDLRRVWDLVQRWSLRDGAAVVFSSGLGMACAGVLAVWIVLRAIERRRLSVLPLILGGLAVLGLFVMHKLSVKTLYDADGVREALDAVGLSRDRVQPLKSVLLAIGFSYVALRLVEVLRLTHEGRHPAPDLPSTVNYLLPFHMLAAGPIQGYADFVAQPAVPPPLTASDALRGVERIAHGLFKKYVLATIVDRAFLTHFSAGFPYMGVEMVLFYFWIYLDFSAYSDITVGAGRLMGVATPENFNRPYVARNLIDFWDRWHMSLSRFVYRNLFIPVQLALLRRAGPQRALWCASVAFTVAFVLCGLWHELNWRWLMWGVLNAAGLVTVNWYRAWLQKRLSREAMNRYRANPGIRVAASILTQVFFAFTLLVANWPRE; this is translated from the coding sequence ATGGACCTATCCACACTCGATCTCTATGGCCCAGGCTTCTGGTGCGTCCTGGCGCTGGCGGTGCTGGTGCTGCTGCCGATCGTTTCGCCCGTGCTGCGCAAATGGGCCTGGGCCGCCGTCAACCTGGGGTTTCTCGGCCTGCTGCTGGGCGCTCCCGATCTGCGCCGCGTTTGGGATCTCGTGCAACGATGGTCACTGCGAGATGGGGCGGCGGTGGTGTTTTCGTCCGGGCTGGGCATGGCGTGCGCCGGCGTGCTGGCGGTTTGGATTGTGCTGCGTGCGATCGAACGTCGCCGGCTGAGCGTCTTGCCGCTGATCTTGGGAGGCTTGGCGGTCTTGGGCCTGTTCGTCATGCACAAGCTCTCGGTAAAAACGCTCTACGACGCCGACGGTGTCAGGGAGGCGCTCGACGCCGTTGGACTTTCCCGCGACCGCGTGCAGCCGCTTAAATCAGTGCTGCTGGCGATCGGATTTTCCTACGTGGCGTTGCGGCTGGTCGAAGTGCTGCGGCTGACGCACGAGGGACGGCACCCCGCTCCCGATTTGCCGTCGACGGTCAATTACCTGCTGCCGTTTCACATGCTTGCGGCCGGACCGATCCAGGGTTATGCGGATTTCGTGGCGCAGCCGGCCGTGCCGCCGCCCCTGACCGCCTCGGATGCCCTGCGCGGCGTCGAGCGGATCGCCCACGGATTGTTCAAGAAGTACGTGCTGGCAACCATCGTCGATCGGGCCTTTTTGACGCACTTCAGCGCCGGCTTTCCTTATATGGGCGTCGAAATGGTGTTGTTTTATTTCTGGATCTACCTCGATTTCAGCGCCTATAGCGATATCACGGTCGGGGCGGGCCGCTTGATGGGCGTGGCCACGCCGGAAAACTTCAACCGCCCTTACGTGGCGCGGAACCTGATCGACTTCTGGGACCGTTGGCACATGTCGTTGTCGCGGTTCGTCTACCGCAACCTGTTCATTCCCGTGCAGCTGGCGCTGCTCCGCCGCGCCGGTCCGCAGAGGGCGCTGTGGTGCGCCAGCGTGGCGTTCACCGTGGCGTTCGTGCTTTGCGGCCTGTGGCACGAGTTGAACTGGCGCTGGCTGATGTGGGGCGTGCTCAACGCCGCGGGGCTGGTGACGGTCAACTGGTACCGCGCCTGGCTGCAAAAGCGGCTCAGCCGTGAAGCCATGAATCGTTATCGTGCCAATCCCGGCATCCGGGTGGCGGCCTCCATCTTGACGCAGGTCTTTTTCGCCTTCACGCTACTGGTAGCGAATTGGCCGCGAGAATAG